ATCAGATCGCCGGAATCCTTGACAAATACAGGAACGCGTAACCGGTGCATTACACCTTGTGCGACATGATAGCCGATTTGGCACAAAACGCCGTGGAGGCGGACGCCGGTCGGGTAACTGTCGAATTTATAGAGACGGAATCGGATATAGCGTTTTATATCCGCGATAACGGAAAAGGCATGAGTGCGGAAACGCTCGAACGTGTCAAAGATCCGTTTTATACGGACGGAACGAAACATCCGGGCAGAAAAATCGGACTCGGCATCCCGTTTTTGATCCAAACCGCCGCCGAAACGGGCGGAGAGTGGAACATCACCTCCCGGGAGGGAGAGGGAACGACCGTGTACGGAAAATTCGATCTGAAAAATATCGATACGCCGCCTATCGGAGACGTAACGGGGCTTTTCAGACAGATTCTGATGATGCCCGATATGTGTGCCCGTTCGGAACGCTGCGAAATTGAAATTATCAGAAAACGGAACCGCTCCGAAACGGTTCCTGCCGGCCGGTTTGAATACCGGATCAGCCGCTCCGATTTGCTCGGCGCGCTGGGGGAATTGCAGACTGCCGCTTCACTGGCGCTTCTGGGAGATTTTCTTTTATCGCAGGAACGTGATTTGGAATCGGAACATGAGGAGACTTGAATGGCTAAGATGTCGCTTGACGAACTGCGCAAACTGCGCGGTCAGATGAAAACTGAACTTGATAAACGGGATTCGGAAGGCAAAACCTTTCAGATCATCGTCGGCATGGGAACGTGCGGAATCGCTGCGGGAGCCAAACCGACGCTCGAAGCTTTTATTAAAGAACTCGATGCAAAAGGAATGGCCGGCAGCGTTATCATCCGTCAGACCGGCTGTATGGGAATGTGCGCGAACGAACCGACGGTTGAAGTCATCGCGCCGGATATGCCCGCCGTCATTTACGGCAACGTAACGCCGGAAGTTGCGAAACAGATCGTACAGACGCACCTTATCGATAAAAAACTGCTGGACAAACTGATTTTGGATCGTCCTTCGGCAGATATCGTAAAAAATTAACCGGCGGTAGGAGAACAATATGGCATTCACTCATTATATTCTGGTATGCGGCGGGACCGGTTGCGAGTCCAGCAGTGCGGATGATATTTTCAGGAATCTGCACGAAGAGGCAAAAAATTACAACGTTGCCGATAAAGTACAGATCGTAAAAACGGGCTGCTTCGGCTTTTGTGAAAAAGGTCCGATCGTAAAAGTGCTGCCGGAAGATTCGTTTTACGTCGAAGTAAAACCGGAAGACGCGAAAGACATCATCGCCGAACAGGTGGTAAAAGGGCGCGAGGTTACCCGCCTTTTGTATAATAAAGAAAAAAAGAGCCTTGAAGCCGTTGAAGACATTCAGTTTTATCAAAAACAGCTGCGCATCGTGTTGCGTAACTGCGGCGTCATAAATCCCGAAAATATCAACGAATACATTGCCCGCGACGGTTATCTCGCGCTTGAAAAAGCGCTGTTCGAGCTGACGCCGGAACAGATTGTGGACGAAATCAAGAAATCCGGGCTGCGCGGACGCGGCGGCGCGGGATTTCCGACCGGACTGAAGTGGGAAGCCGGAATGAAGGCGAGCGGCGACGTAAAATACGTCGTCTGCAACGCGGACGAAGGCGATCCGGGCGCGTACATGGACCGTTCCACTATTGAAGGCGATCCGCATTCGATTATCGAAGCCATGATCATCTGCGGAAAGGCGATCGGCGCCCATCAAGGTTTCGTGTATATCCGCGCCGAATATCCGCTGGCGATCGACCGTCTGCGTATCGCGATGGCACAGGCGCATGAAAACGGGCTGCTCGGCAAAAACATCCTGGGTTCCGGCTTCGATTTCGACATCGAGATCCGTTTGGGTGCGGGCGCGTTCGTCTGCGGTGAAGAGACCGCGCTTTTGCGCTCGATCGAAGGTCAGCGCGGTATGCCGACGCCGAAACCGCCGTTTCCGGCGCAGTGCGGCTTGTGGGGCAAGCCGACGGTTATCAACAACGTCGAGACTTGGGCGAACATTCCCGTTATCCTGACCAAAGGCGCCGACTGGTTCAACAAGATCGGTACGGACGATTCCAAAGGCACCAAAGTGTTCGCGCTGACCGGCAAGGTGAACAACTCCGGTTTGGTCGAGGTTCCGATGGGAACGACGCTGCGTGAAATCATTTTCGAGATCGGCGGCGGCATCAAAAACGGCAAGAAATTCAAAGGCGTACAGACCGGCGGTCCTTCCGGCGGTATCATTACGGAAGAACATCTGGATACGCCGATCGACTTCGGCGCGCTCATAAAACTCGGTTCGATGATGGGATCCGGCGGTATGATCGTCATGGACGAAGACGACTGCGTGGTCGACGTCGCCAAATTCTACATGGAATTCTGCGTCGACGAAAGCTGCGGAAAATGTTCGCCGTGCCGTATCGGTACGCGGCAGATGTACACGATTCTGGAAAAAATTTCGCGCGGAAACGGCGAAATGGACGATCTGCAAAAACTGAAGGACATCGGACAGGCTATGAAAACGTCTTCGTTGTGCGCGCTCGGTCAGTCCGCGCCGAATCCGACGCTGTCGACTATCAGAAAATTCGAGCAGGAATACATCGATCATATCCGGAATAAAAAATGCGCCGCCGGCAAATGCAAAAAACTCATCAGTTTTTTCATTACCGAAAAATGTATCGGCTGCGGTGCGTGCGCGCGTCAGTGCCCGGCGAACTGTATTACCGGTGAAAAGAAAATGCGTCATACGATTGAACAGTCGAAGTGTCTCAAATGCGGTGCGTGCGAGACTACCTGTAAGTTCAACGCGATCGTAAAGAAATAGGAGTAAGTTATGGTAACGATAAATATTAACGGCAAAGACGTACAGGTTGCCGAAGGTACGACGATTCTTGCCGCCGCAAAAAAAATCGGTGTTAAAATTCCGACGCTTTGCTATAATCCCGATCTTCCCGCTTGGGCTTCGTGCGGAATCTGTATCGTGAGATTGGCGGGAACGGCGAAGATGCTGCGTGCCTGCTGTACGGCGGCGACGAACGGCATGAAACTCATAACGCACGATCCTGAAATAACCAAAGCGCGGCGTACCGTGCTTGAACTGATTCTGTCGAATCATCCGTCCGACTGTCTGCAGTGTTCGCGCAGCGGGCAGTGTGAACTGCAGACGCTCGCCGCCGAGTTCGGTCTGCGCGACACGCGGTTCCGCAAAATTCTGAAAGAACAGCCGGTCGACGATTCGTATGAGGAAATCGTCCTCGATCGCGATAAGTGCATCAACTGCGGACGCTGCGTGGAAGCCTGCCAGATTATGCAGAACGCTTGGGCGCTCGAATATTCGGGCCGCGGAGACAAAACCGTTATCGGGCCCGTCGCCGGGGCAAAACTCGCAGACAGTCCGTGTATCAAATGCGGACAGTGCGCGGCGCATTGTCCGGTCGGCGCGATTACGACGCATAATCCGCTGCAGGAGTTGTGGAACAAGCTTGCGGATGAAACGCTTACGTCCGCCGTGCAGATAGCGCCGTCGGTGCGCGCCGCCCTCGGCGAAGAATTCGATTTGCCGGTCGGCACTATTACGA
This sequence is a window from Treponema brennaborense DSM 12168. Protein-coding genes within it:
- a CDS encoding ATP-binding protein is translated as MHYTLCDMIADLAQNAVEADAGRVTVEFIETESDIAFYIRDNGKGMSAETLERVKDPFYTDGTKHPGRKIGLGIPFLIQTAAETGGEWNITSREGEGTTVYGKFDLKNIDTPPIGDVTGLFRQILMMPDMCARSERCEIEIIRKRNRSETVPAGRFEYRISRSDLLGALGELQTAASLALLGDFLLSQERDLESEHEET
- the nuoF gene encoding NADH-quinone oxidoreductase subunit NuoF produces the protein MAFTHYILVCGGTGCESSSADDIFRNLHEEAKNYNVADKVQIVKTGCFGFCEKGPIVKVLPEDSFYVEVKPEDAKDIIAEQVVKGREVTRLLYNKEKKSLEAVEDIQFYQKQLRIVLRNCGVINPENINEYIARDGYLALEKALFELTPEQIVDEIKKSGLRGRGGAGFPTGLKWEAGMKASGDVKYVVCNADEGDPGAYMDRSTIEGDPHSIIEAMIICGKAIGAHQGFVYIRAEYPLAIDRLRIAMAQAHENGLLGKNILGSGFDFDIEIRLGAGAFVCGEETALLRSIEGQRGMPTPKPPFPAQCGLWGKPTVINNVETWANIPVILTKGADWFNKIGTDDSKGTKVFALTGKVNNSGLVEVPMGTTLREIIFEIGGGIKNGKKFKGVQTGGPSGGIITEEHLDTPIDFGALIKLGSMMGSGGMIVMDEDDCVVDVAKFYMEFCVDESCGKCSPCRIGTRQMYTILEKISRGNGEMDDLQKLKDIGQAMKTSSLCALGQSAPNPTLSTIRKFEQEYIDHIRNKKCAAGKCKKLISFFITEKCIGCGACARQCPANCITGEKKMRHTIEQSKCLKCGACETTCKFNAIVKK
- a CDS encoding (2Fe-2S) ferredoxin domain-containing protein, whose amino-acid sequence is MAKMSLDELRKLRGQMKTELDKRDSEGKTFQIIVGMGTCGIAAGAKPTLEAFIKELDAKGMAGSVIIRQTGCMGMCANEPTVEVIAPDMPAVIYGNVTPEVAKQIVQTHLIDKKLLDKLILDRPSADIVKN